AATAAAGGTATTGCAAAAACAAGCCAAACAGCGTAAAGAGTCTGCAGATATTTATTTGGCACAAAATCGTCCTGATTTAGCGCAAATTGAGCAGGAAGAGCTTGCTGTTATCGAAAGCTACCTTCCTAAGCAGTTGTCAGAAGAAGAGGTAGAGGGTATCATTAAGCAACTTATTGCCGAAACAGGTGCCTCTGGGATGAAAGATATGGGTAAAGTTATGGGAGCTGCCACAAAGCAATTGGCTGGACAGGCTGACGGTAAAATCGTATCAGCATTGGTGAAAAAATTGTTGGCTTAACATTTTTAAACAGAGTTACTTAATTTTAACTGACATAAATTTTAATGAATTTAACACGGTTAATTTTTTGATTTTAGTCGACCGTTTTTAATTTTAGCTATATATTTGGTCGATATTTAGAATAATTATGAGTTATCAGTTACGAGAAGAAGACGGATACAGATACATTGATGAAGGTACGGGAGAAGTATTGGTTTTATTGCATGGATTAATGGGTGCATTAAGCAATTGGGAGCCTGTAGTTAACCGTTTTTCAGGTAACTATCGTGTAATTATTCCGGTATTACCACTTTATGAAATGCCTCTGCTAACAACAGGGGTGAAAACCCTTTCGAAGTTTTTGCACAAGTTTGTTGAGCACTTGAAGTTAAACAGATTTACGCTGATGGGTAATTCATTGGGTGGACACGTTGCATTGATTTATGCTTTAAATCATCCTGAGCACATTAAATCTTTAGTATTAACGGGAAGTTCGGGGCTGTATGAAAATGCAATGGGAGCATCTTTCCCTCGTCGCGAAAGTTATGATTACATTAAGGAGAAAGTGGCGTACACTTTTTATGATCCTGCCATGGCTACTAAGGAGCTTGTTGACGAGGTTTTTGCAACAGTAAATGATCGAAATCGAGTAATTCGTATTTTGGCAATGGCTAAATCAGCGATTCGTCATAATATGGAAAAGGACTTGGATAAGATCAGTGTTCCTGTGTCTTTGATATGGGGTAAAAATGATAAAATCACACCTCCTGATGTTGCTGAAGAGTTTCATCGTTTGTTACCTGATTCAGAATTGAATTGGATTGATAAATGTGGACATGCTCCAATGATGGAACAGCCTGAAGAGTTCAATCAACATCTTGATTTATTTTTGAGAAAAGTTTATTCGAACGGTAAGGTTGTTTAAGTAATAAATACTCATCGGTTTCAGATTTAATATAAGTAAATCTGAAACCGATATTTTTATTTTGTCATATTTCCTCCCTACAAGTCTGAAGTAAGTTAAATCTCTGCTTATAAAATTTGAATTCTCAGGCTTATTTTTTACATTAAGGTAAATAATCATAGTACTATGATAGCCTCACAATTATCCAGCGATTATATTCCTCCCTTGAGAACATCTGATTCAGCCCAGAAGGCCCTTGATCGGATGGCTGAATTTCGCGTGAGTCATTTGCCTATAGTAAATGAAAAAGAGTTTTTAGGATTAATTTCTGACCGCGATATTGCTGAACTTACAGACTTAAACGAACCTATCGGCAGTTCAGGCCTGTCAACTATCTATCAAACCGTAAATGAAGATCAACACTTGTTTGATGTAATTCGTCTTATTCACGAGCAACAGCTTACTGTGGTTCCGGTTATAGATAATAAGAATAATTACCTTGGTCTTATTACCCTCACCACGCTTGCAGAGTATTTTGCTGTAATTACTGCTATCGAAAGTCCGGGGGGAATCATTATTCTCGAATTGGGAATCCGTGATTTTTCACTTTCTGAAATTGCCCGGATAATTGAATCGGAAGGAGCAATGATTTTGAGCTCATATGTAAAAACCTTTAATGATTCAACTAAGCTTGAACTTACCGTTAAAGTAAATAAGACGGATTTAACCGCAATTTTGGCTTCTTTTCAACGGTTTAATTATCATATTAAAGCATCATTTTCTCAAGTTTCCCGTTCAGACGACACAATGGATCGGTTCGATTCCTTTATGAATTACCTAAATATGTAGTAATAGGTTTGCAGAAAAT
Above is a window of Solitalea lacus DNA encoding:
- a CDS encoding CBS domain-containing protein codes for the protein MIASQLSSDYIPPLRTSDSAQKALDRMAEFRVSHLPIVNEKEFLGLISDRDIAELTDLNEPIGSSGLSTIYQTVNEDQHLFDVIRLIHEQQLTVVPVIDNKNNYLGLITLTTLAEYFAVITAIESPGGIIILELGIRDFSLSEIARIIESEGAMILSSYVKTFNDSTKLELTVKVNKTDLTAILASFQRFNYHIKASFSQVSRSDDTMDRFDSFMNYLNM
- a CDS encoding GatB/YqeY domain-containing protein, which encodes MSLLEKIDQDIKKAMLAKEEATLRGLRSIKSALLLAKTEKGAAETLSEDTEIKVLQKQAKQRKESADIYLAQNRPDLAQIEQEELAVIESYLPKQLSEEEVEGIIKQLIAETGASGMKDMGKVMGAATKQLAGQADGKIVSALVKKLLA
- a CDS encoding alpha/beta fold hydrolase; translation: MSYQLREEDGYRYIDEGTGEVLVLLHGLMGALSNWEPVVNRFSGNYRVIIPVLPLYEMPLLTTGVKTLSKFLHKFVEHLKLNRFTLMGNSLGGHVALIYALNHPEHIKSLVLTGSSGLYENAMGASFPRRESYDYIKEKVAYTFYDPAMATKELVDEVFATVNDRNRVIRILAMAKSAIRHNMEKDLDKISVPVSLIWGKNDKITPPDVAEEFHRLLPDSELNWIDKCGHAPMMEQPEEFNQHLDLFLRKVYSNGKVV